A stretch of the Anaeromyxobacter sp. genome encodes the following:
- a CDS encoding MATE family efflux transporter, producing MTPERPHTPIRDELRALGRLALPLAAAQAGQALMGVVDTAVVGRAGAVAIAGVGLGNALFFSLAVLGMGVMMGLDPLIAQAFGSDDPGRARKLAWQGGFLALHVSAWLAVPMAILPWLLEPLGVGPEVAREATRYILWRIPGLPFLLLYVAGRAYLQAAGLVRPMVVATVVANLVNVPLDVLLVFGGQGLPAWSGPLRLVPALGGAGAAVASSLCLALQGAILLAAILRVPALPLAAEARRQDRAELARAARVGFPTGLHMVAEVAFFSLAGFLAARLGAVAMAAHQLALAVSALTFTVALGVGAAGSVRVGLFVGARDRVGTRRAGLTAFGASATFMALSGLVFLAFPGAIARLMTDDPAVAEAATPLFRIAALFQIADGVQACGAGVLRGAGETRFTFLANMLGHWLLGLPAVLLLGFGLGLGVVGFWWGFVVGLFAVAAALLGRFLSLSSREITPLAGAGRG from the coding sequence GTGACCCCCGAGCGCCCCCACACCCCCATCCGAGACGAGCTGCGTGCCCTCGGCCGCCTGGCCCTGCCGCTGGCCGCGGCGCAGGCCGGCCAGGCGCTCATGGGGGTGGTGGACACCGCGGTGGTGGGCCGCGCCGGCGCGGTGGCCATCGCCGGGGTGGGGCTCGGCAACGCGCTCTTCTTCTCCCTGGCCGTGCTCGGCATGGGCGTGATGATGGGGCTCGATCCCCTCATCGCCCAGGCCTTCGGCTCCGACGACCCGGGCCGCGCCCGCAAGCTCGCCTGGCAGGGCGGCTTCCTCGCCCTGCACGTGTCGGCCTGGCTGGCCGTGCCCATGGCCATCCTGCCCTGGCTGCTCGAGCCGCTCGGGGTGGGGCCGGAGGTGGCCCGCGAGGCCACCCGGTACATCCTCTGGCGCATCCCGGGGCTCCCCTTCCTCCTCCTCTACGTGGCCGGGCGCGCCTACCTGCAGGCCGCCGGGCTGGTGCGCCCCATGGTGGTGGCCACGGTGGTGGCCAACCTGGTCAACGTGCCGCTCGACGTCCTGCTGGTCTTCGGCGGCCAGGGGCTGCCGGCCTGGAGCGGGCCGCTGCGGCTGGTGCCGGCGCTGGGCGGCGCCGGCGCCGCCGTCGCCAGCAGCCTGTGCCTGGCGCTGCAGGGCGCCATCCTGCTGGCCGCCATCCTGCGGGTGCCGGCCCTGCCGCTGGCGGCGGAGGCGCGACGGCAGGACCGCGCCGAGCTGGCGCGCGCCGCCCGGGTCGGCTTCCCCACCGGCCTGCACATGGTGGCCGAGGTGGCCTTCTTCTCGCTGGCCGGCTTCCTGGCGGCGCGCCTCGGCGCCGTGGCCATGGCCGCCCACCAGCTGGCCCTGGCGGTCTCGGCCCTCACCTTCACGGTGGCGCTGGGCGTCGGCGCCGCCGGCTCGGTGCGGGTGGGGCTGTTCGTGGGGGCCCGCGACCGGGTGGGCACCAGGCGCGCCGGCCTGACCGCCTTCGGCGCCTCGGCCACCTTCATGGCGCTCAGCGGCCTGGTCTTCCTGGCCTTCCCCGGCGCCATCGCCCGGCTCATGACCGACGACCCGGCGGTGGCGGAGGCCGCCACCCCCCTCTTCCGCATCGCGGCGCTCTTCCAGATCGCCGACGGCGTGCAAGCCTGCGGCGCCGGGGTGCTGCGCGGCGCCGGCGAGACCCGCTTCACCTTCCTGGCCAACATGCTGGGGCACTGGCTGCTCGGCCTGCCGGCGGTGCTGCTCCTCGGCTTCGGACTGGGGCTCGGGGTGGTCGGCTTCTGGTGGGGCTTCGTGGTGGGCCTCTTCGCGGTGGCGGCCGCGCTGCTGGGCCGCTTCCTGAGCCTCTCCTCCCGGGAGATCACGCCGCTGGCGGGCGCCGGCCGGGGCTGA
- a CDS encoding chemotaxis protein: MALDITVGTKVFGASVFAGLGAAGVGLVAWFGPRFGAGPGLALAAGLLAGAVIAGSGTVVARLVGRAIHDVVGEAARLRNAVRAGRLSERADVAHIDPEFRPIVVAFNETLDAFGGPFQETSVALERFSRGDLPEKMPRPFPGDFDRQRVGLNALIDVVLMRNEDLKALLAAASAGRLEVRADPGRYPGYNGKMIGGINQLLDAVVKPVEVAAERVAALASGEVPPRIEQDFQGRFGELKRNVNRLADVVERRNGDLVLLIRAATEGRLDVRADASRYDGRTGEVIQGVNAMLDAIVRPLRRAEAVVDQLARGETPDGLDRPWEGEFDALRQNLGRCAGAIGELVQQVGVAMAAGQLGRLEVRVDPARCQGAYAEVLAGVNGMLDAMAAPVFEAAGVLTRFAGRDLTPRMAGRYDGEFDRLARAVNDTGDALDGALGQVVGAVEQISSASAQIASSSQAVAAGASTQAAALGGTGERVAAVAELSRRTSEHARQADALTRAAQLAAEQGGAAVTQMTGAMASIRASAEGTSQIIRDINDIAFQTNLLALNAAVEAARAGEAGRGFAVVAEEVRSLALRSKEAATKTEVLIRESVRQAGEGELVARVVADRLGEIVRGVTKVTTIVSEIGVEADSQARGAAEVRAAVGEMDQVTQQNAASAEQSSSSAAQLAAQSDQLSAMVAAFTLAGTRTAGTPAGGAPAVARRRLGRG; the protein is encoded by the coding sequence ATGGCCCTCGACATCACGGTCGGCACGAAGGTGTTTGGCGCGTCGGTCTTCGCCGGGCTCGGCGCCGCCGGCGTGGGCCTCGTGGCCTGGTTCGGGCCGCGCTTCGGCGCCGGCCCCGGGCTCGCCCTGGCGGCCGGCCTGCTGGCCGGCGCGGTCATCGCCGGCTCCGGCACGGTGGTGGCCCGCCTGGTGGGCCGCGCCATCCACGACGTGGTGGGGGAGGCGGCGCGCCTGCGCAACGCGGTGCGCGCCGGCCGGCTCTCCGAGCGCGCCGACGTGGCCCACATCGACCCGGAGTTCCGGCCCATCGTGGTGGCCTTCAACGAGACCCTGGACGCCTTCGGCGGCCCCTTCCAGGAGACCTCGGTGGCGCTGGAGCGCTTCTCCCGCGGCGACCTGCCCGAGAAGATGCCCAGGCCCTTCCCCGGCGACTTCGATCGGCAGCGCGTCGGGCTCAACGCCCTCATCGACGTGGTCCTCATGCGCAACGAGGACCTGAAGGCCCTGCTGGCGGCCGCCTCGGCCGGGCGGCTGGAGGTGCGCGCCGATCCGGGCCGCTACCCCGGGTACAACGGCAAGATGATCGGCGGGATCAACCAGCTGCTCGACGCCGTCGTCAAGCCGGTGGAGGTGGCGGCCGAGCGGGTGGCCGCCCTGGCCAGCGGCGAGGTGCCGCCGCGCATCGAGCAGGACTTCCAGGGGCGCTTCGGCGAGCTGAAGCGCAACGTCAACCGGCTGGCCGACGTGGTGGAGCGCCGCAACGGCGACCTGGTGCTGCTCATCCGCGCCGCCACCGAGGGCCGGCTCGACGTGCGCGCCGACGCCTCCCGCTACGACGGGCGCACCGGCGAGGTCATCCAGGGCGTCAACGCCATGCTCGACGCCATCGTGCGGCCGCTGCGGCGCGCCGAGGCGGTGGTGGACCAGCTGGCGCGGGGCGAGACCCCGGACGGACTGGACCGACCCTGGGAGGGGGAGTTCGACGCCCTCCGCCAGAACCTGGGGCGCTGCGCCGGCGCCATCGGCGAGCTGGTGCAGCAGGTGGGCGTGGCCATGGCCGCCGGGCAGCTCGGCCGGCTGGAGGTGCGGGTGGATCCGGCGCGCTGCCAGGGGGCCTACGCCGAGGTGCTGGCTGGCGTGAACGGCATGCTCGACGCCATGGCGGCGCCGGTGTTCGAGGCGGCCGGCGTCCTGACCCGCTTCGCCGGGCGCGATCTCACGCCGCGCATGGCCGGCCGCTACGACGGCGAGTTCGACCGGCTGGCGCGGGCGGTCAACGACACCGGCGACGCGCTCGACGGCGCGCTCGGGCAGGTGGTGGGCGCGGTGGAGCAGATCTCCTCGGCCTCGGCGCAGATCGCCTCCTCCAGCCAGGCGGTGGCGGCCGGCGCCTCGACCCAGGCGGCCGCGCTGGGTGGCACCGGGGAGCGGGTGGCGGCGGTGGCGGAGCTGTCGCGCCGCACCTCGGAGCACGCCCGGCAGGCCGACGCCCTGACGCGGGCGGCCCAGCTGGCCGCCGAGCAGGGCGGCGCGGCGGTCACCCAGATGACCGGCGCCATGGCCTCCATCCGCGCCTCGGCCGAGGGGACCTCGCAGATCATCCGGGACATCAACGACATCGCCTTCCAGACCAACCTGCTGGCGCTCAACGCGGCGGTGGAGGCGGCCCGCGCCGGCGAGGCCGGGCGCGGCTTCGCGGTGGTGGCCGAGGAGGTCCGCTCGCTGGCCCTGCGCAGCAAGGAGGCGGCCACCAAGACCGAGGTCCTGATCCGCGAGTCGGTGCGCCAGGCCGGCGAGGGCGAGCTGGTGGCCAGGGTGGTGGCGGACCGGCTCGGCGAGATCGTGCGCGGGGTCACCAAGGTCACCACCATCGTGAGCGAGATCGGGGTCGAGGCCGACTCGCAGGCCCGCGGCGCCGCCGAGGTGCGGGCGGCGGTGGGCGAGATGGACCAGGTGACGCAGCAGAACGCCGCCAGCGCCGAGCAGTCCTCCTCCTCGGCGGCCCAGCTGGCGGCCCAGTCCGACCAGCTCTCGGCCATGGTGGCGGCCTTCACGCTGGCCGGGACGAGGACGGCCGGCACGCCCGCGGGGGGCGCGCCGGCCGTGGCGCGGCGGCGGCTGGGCCGGGGCTAG
- a CDS encoding low specificity L-threonine aldolase, whose product MPPVAPTLRQFASDNYAGLAPEAQAAMLEANLGHAPGYGDDRWTEEAADLLRALFEADCDVYFAFNGTAANSLALASLTQSYHSVLCHETAHVETDECGAPEFFSNGTKVLTMPGPGGKVTPAGVRHLVERRSDIHYPKPRVVSVTQATEQGTVYTLEELRAVGDAARALGLRVHMDGARFANAVAALGCSPAESTWKAGVDVLCFGGTKNGMAVGEAVVFFDRALSEEFAYRCKQAGQLASKMRFLSAPWVGMLRDGAWLRRAAHANAMAALLHQRLRPLPGLVVLRPPEANSLFVQLPPGVGDALRARGWRFYDFIAGAGSRLMCAWDTTPADVAALATDLEALLEGAT is encoded by the coding sequence ATGCCACCGGTCGCCCCCACCCTCCGCCAGTTCGCCTCCGACAACTACGCCGGCCTCGCGCCGGAGGCCCAGGCCGCCATGCTGGAGGCCAACCTCGGCCACGCCCCCGGCTACGGCGACGACCGCTGGACCGAGGAGGCCGCCGACCTGCTGCGCGCCCTCTTCGAGGCCGACTGCGACGTCTACTTCGCCTTCAACGGCACGGCCGCCAACTCGCTGGCCCTGGCCAGCCTGACGCAGAGCTACCACTCGGTGCTCTGCCACGAGACGGCCCACGTCGAGACCGACGAGTGCGGCGCGCCCGAGTTCTTCTCCAACGGCACCAAGGTGCTCACCATGCCCGGCCCGGGCGGCAAGGTGACGCCGGCCGGCGTCCGCCACCTGGTGGAGAGGCGCTCCGACATCCACTACCCGAAGCCCAGGGTGGTGTCGGTCACCCAGGCCACCGAGCAGGGGACCGTCTACACGCTCGAGGAGCTGCGCGCGGTGGGCGACGCCGCCCGGGCGCTGGGCCTGCGGGTCCACATGGACGGCGCCCGCTTCGCCAACGCGGTGGCGGCGCTGGGCTGCTCGCCGGCCGAGTCCACCTGGAAGGCCGGGGTGGACGTGCTCTGCTTCGGCGGCACCAAGAACGGCATGGCGGTGGGCGAGGCGGTGGTCTTCTTCGACCGGGCCCTCTCGGAGGAGTTCGCCTACCGCTGCAAGCAGGCGGGCCAGCTGGCCTCCAAGATGCGCTTCCTGTCGGCGCCCTGGGTGGGGATGCTGCGGGACGGCGCCTGGCTGCGCCGCGCCGCCCACGCCAACGCCATGGCGGCGCTGCTGCACCAGCGGCTGCGGCCGCTCCCGGGGCTGGTCGTGCTGCGGCCGCCGGAGGCCAACAGCCTGTTCGTGCAGCTGCCGCCGGGCGTGGGCGACGCGCTGCGGGCGCGCGGCTGGCGCTTCTACGACTTCATCGCCGGCGCCGGCTCGCGCCTCATGTGCGCCTGGGACACCACCCCGGCGGACGTGGCGGCGCTGGCGACCGACCTGGAGGCGCTGCTGGAGGGGGCCACGTGA
- a CDS encoding glycerophosphodiester phosphodiesterase has product MDLPFVPAPRAAGRPLVLGHRGASAEAPENTLAAFRLAAAQGADGVELDVWRCGSGEIVVIHDESTLRTCGQALLVPEAPLAALRALDAGAWKGAGFRGERIPLLAEVLEALPDAVINVELKARRGGGDPGLAAGVAAAVAAARAEARVLVSSFDFSLVAALRAAAPRLATGLLFEDAWHWRWRVPVGVARLRPSALHPDRRLCTPARLGRWVRSGRAVAVWTVDQPDEQARLARAGVAALITNAPGAARRALGRAGGAGA; this is encoded by the coding sequence ATGGACCTCCCCTTCGTCCCCGCCCCACGCGCCGCCGGCCGCCCGCTCGTGCTGGGCCACCGCGGCGCCTCGGCCGAGGCGCCGGAGAACACCCTGGCCGCCTTCCGGCTGGCGGCGGCGCAGGGGGCCGACGGGGTGGAGCTGGACGTGTGGCGCTGCGGCAGCGGCGAGATCGTGGTCATCCACGACGAGTCCACCCTGCGCACCTGCGGCCAGGCCCTGCTGGTGCCCGAGGCCCCGCTGGCCGCGCTGCGCGCCCTCGACGCCGGCGCCTGGAAGGGGGCGGGCTTCCGCGGCGAGCGGATCCCGCTGCTGGCCGAGGTGCTGGAGGCGCTGCCCGACGCGGTCATCAACGTGGAGCTGAAGGCGCGCCGCGGCGGCGGCGACCCCGGGCTGGCGGCCGGGGTGGCGGCGGCGGTGGCGGCGGCCCGGGCCGAGGCCCGGGTGCTGGTCTCCTCCTTCGACTTCTCCCTGGTGGCGGCCCTGCGCGCCGCGGCGCCGCGGCTGGCCACCGGCCTGCTCTTCGAGGACGCCTGGCACTGGCGCTGGCGGGTGCCGGTGGGCGTGGCCCGGCTGCGCCCCTCGGCCCTGCACCCCGATCGCCGGCTCTGCACGCCGGCGCGGCTGGGGCGCTGGGTGCGGTCGGGGCGCGCCGTGGCCGTCTGGACGGTGGACCAGCCGGACGAGCAGGCGCGGCTGGCCCGGGCCGGGGTGGCGGCGCTCATCACCAACGCGCCGGGCGCGGCGCGGCGGGCGCTCGGGCGGGCGGGCGGCGCCGGGGCCTAG
- the tatA gene encoding twin-arginine translocase TatA/TatE family subunit has protein sequence MGMGELIIVLVVVLLIFGAGKIPQLGDGLGKAIRNFKKSVTEDPAIDVTPPKPAPPAPPTAGDEPPAGR, from the coding sequence ATGGGCATGGGTGAGCTGATCATCGTCCTCGTCGTCGTGCTCCTGATCTTCGGGGCCGGCAAGATCCCGCAACTGGGCGACGGGCTGGGCAAGGCCATCCGCAACTTCAAGAAGTCGGTGACCGAGGACCCGGCCATCGACGTGACGCCCCCCAAGCCGGCGCCGCCCGCACCCCCGACCGCCGGCGACGAGCCCCCCGCCGGGCGCTGA
- a CDS encoding TIGR00266 family protein: protein MSTWYLTVLGQQQGPLEAAAVVARIRAGEIPADAWVFGPGMASWEPIRSRAEFAQAFAPGGAPALRAPPPPPQPGGRAHDIDYELFGEELQYVEITLDPQEACVAEAGSFFYMDQGIELQTIFGDGSGQGGGLLDKLFSAGRRVLTGESLFMTLFANTGGAGRRRVAFAAPYPGKIVPMHLGKLGGTMICQKDAFLCAAKGISVGIAFQRKLGAGFFGGEGFILQKLEGDGYAFVHACGAVLERELGPGETLRVDTGCLVAFEPRVTYDIQLVKGVKTALFGGEGLFFATLTGPGRVWLQSLPFSRFASRVFSAAGGAGRGKEEGSVLGGLGRMLSGD from the coding sequence GTGAGCACCTGGTACCTGACGGTTCTTGGCCAGCAGCAGGGGCCGCTGGAGGCCGCCGCCGTGGTGGCGCGGATCCGCGCCGGGGAGATCCCGGCCGACGCCTGGGTCTTCGGGCCGGGGATGGCCTCGTGGGAGCCCATCCGCTCGCGCGCCGAGTTCGCGCAGGCCTTCGCGCCGGGCGGCGCGCCGGCCCTGCGGGCGCCGCCGCCCCCGCCCCAGCCCGGCGGGCGGGCCCACGACATCGACTACGAGCTCTTCGGCGAGGAGCTGCAGTACGTCGAGATCACGCTCGATCCGCAGGAGGCGTGCGTCGCCGAGGCGGGGTCGTTCTTCTACATGGACCAGGGGATCGAGCTCCAGACCATCTTCGGCGACGGCTCGGGCCAGGGCGGCGGCCTGCTCGACAAGCTCTTCTCGGCGGGCCGGCGGGTGCTCACCGGCGAGTCGCTCTTCATGACCCTCTTCGCCAACACCGGCGGCGCGGGCCGCCGCAGGGTGGCCTTCGCCGCGCCCTACCCCGGCAAGATCGTGCCCATGCACCTCGGCAAGCTGGGCGGGACCATGATCTGCCAGAAGGACGCCTTCCTCTGCGCGGCCAAGGGGATCTCGGTGGGCATCGCGTTCCAGCGCAAGCTGGGGGCCGGCTTCTTCGGCGGCGAGGGGTTCATCCTCCAGAAGCTGGAGGGCGACGGCTACGCCTTCGTCCACGCCTGCGGCGCGGTGCTGGAGCGCGAGCTCGGGCCGGGCGAGACGCTGCGGGTCGACACCGGCTGCCTGGTGGCCTTCGAGCCGCGGGTGACCTACGACATCCAGCTGGTCAAGGGGGTCAAGACCGCCCTCTTCGGCGGCGAGGGGCTCTTCTTCGCCACGCTGACCGGCCCCGGCCGGGTGTGGCTCCAGTCGCTCCCGTTCAGCCGCTTCGCCAGCCGCGTCTTCTCCGCCGCCGGCGGTGCCGGGCGGGGGAAGGAGGAGGGCTCGGTGCTCGGCGGCCTGGGCCGGATGCTCTCGGGCGACTGA
- a CDS encoding helix-turn-helix transcriptional regulator, with protein MTSKSKKNGGPRQPVLMALGERIREMRHRQGYTQATLAEALDLSVAYVSLIERGGRNPPYTTVVAIARALDVPTARIVVDG; from the coding sequence ATGACGTCGAAGTCGAAGAAGAATGGCGGACCCCGCCAGCCGGTCCTGATGGCCTTGGGCGAGCGGATCCGCGAGATGCGCCACCGCCAGGGCTACACCCAGGCCACCCTGGCCGAGGCGCTCGACCTCTCGGTCGCCTACGTCAGCCTGATCGAGCGCGGCGGCCGCAACCCGCCGTACACCACCGTGGTGGCCATCGCCCGCGCCCTCGACGTCCCGACGGCGCGCATCGTCGTCGACGGGTAA
- a CDS encoding prohibitin family protein, translating to MRRTLLLLSLVAMPFLPGCRCPVVDSGHRGIVFKSLGGGTSTEVLGEGLHLMPLWNSVIPYDTRVHEMKEQLVVISSNGLTMQVDASIRYRPKLDELFELQTKIGPDYDQKVIGPVVRSEARKVFGRYQPEEIYSTKREEIERQIYDEVLKALEGKHVIVEAVLVRDVALPDTIKTAIADKLAEEQRSQKMKFTLDKERQEATRKKVEAEGIATYQSIVRQGLTAEYLQWKGIEATQALAMSPNAKIVIVGSGKSGLPVILQTDK from the coding sequence ATGCGTCGCACGCTCCTGCTCCTCTCGCTCGTCGCCATGCCCTTCCTGCCCGGCTGCCGCTGCCCGGTGGTGGACTCGGGCCACCGCGGCATCGTCTTCAAGTCGCTGGGAGGCGGCACCTCCACCGAGGTGCTGGGCGAGGGGCTGCACCTCATGCCGCTCTGGAACTCGGTCATCCCGTACGACACGCGCGTCCACGAGATGAAGGAGCAGCTGGTGGTCATCTCCTCCAACGGCCTGACCATGCAGGTGGACGCCTCCATCCGCTACCGCCCCAAGCTCGACGAGCTCTTCGAGCTGCAGACCAAGATCGGGCCGGACTACGACCAGAAGGTGATCGGGCCGGTGGTCCGCTCCGAGGCGCGCAAGGTCTTCGGCCGCTACCAGCCGGAGGAGATCTACTCGACCAAGCGCGAGGAGATCGAGCGGCAGATCTACGACGAGGTCCTCAAGGCGCTGGAGGGCAAGCACGTCATCGTGGAGGCGGTGCTGGTGCGCGACGTGGCGCTCCCGGACACCATCAAGACCGCCATCGCCGACAAGCTGGCCGAGGAGCAGCGCAGCCAGAAGATGAAGTTCACCCTCGACAAGGAGCGCCAGGAGGCGACGCGCAAGAAGGTGGAGGCCGAGGGCATCGCCACCTACCAGTCCATCGTGCGGCAGGGGCTGACCGCTGAGTACCTGCAGTGGAAGGGCATCGAGGCCACCCAGGCGCTGGCCATGAGCCCCAACGCCAAGATCGTCATCGTGGGCAGCGGGAAGAGCGGGCTGCCGGTCATCCTGCAGACCGACAAGTAG
- a CDS encoding thioredoxin domain-containing protein: MPSALPGSLPHPEPLARALAAALASRGPGYRPRTHHLDEDGRPRFTNRLALERSPYLLQHAHNPVDWWPWGEAAFAEARRLGRPVFLSVGYSTCHWCHVMEGESFEDETIARVLNGRYVAIKVDREERPDVDQLYMTAVQLLTGGGGWPMSVWLTPDKEPFFGGTYFPPRDGGRHGMRGFLPVLEEVAAVYGAEPERVGQVTASLTAAVRTALAATGAPADAPPGRGPIAAAVEQVARLYDPVHGGLQRAPKFPSSLPVRLLLRHHRRSGDPRALDMAVTTLARMAGGGLHDQLAGGFHRYATDQRWLVPHFEKMLYDNALLALAYAEAWQVTGRPDLARVARTTLDYAVRELQSPQGGFYSATDADSEGEEGRFFVWQEAEVRAALGDQAGRFCRFYDVTPGGNWEGANVLNVPRPDEAEWAALAPARATLLARRAARPPPLRDEKVLAAWNGLMISALAFGGRVLCEPRWVEAAARAAAFVLADLTVDGRLQRTWFEGRAGSPAFLDDHAFLAAGLLDLYEATFEPRWLAAALDLAGQVERRFGDPAGGGWFTTADDHERLLAREKPTHDGAEPSGASVALAVMLRLAAFTGDERWQEAAVRALRQLAPALEASPLSLTEALVALDLATDEVRQVVLVWPEGAPPPEPLLSVLRRTFLPSRALMGAPEGAGLEALARLTPVAGGKRAEGDRAVAYVCERGACLRPSTDPAALAAQLGLAAPDPAG, from the coding sequence ATGCCCTCCGCACTCCCCGGGTCCCTGCCCCACCCCGAGCCGCTGGCGCGGGCGCTGGCCGCTGCGCTGGCCTCCCGCGGCCCCGGCTACCGGCCGCGCACCCACCACCTCGACGAGGACGGCCGGCCGCGCTTCACCAACCGGCTGGCGCTGGAGCGCAGCCCCTACCTGCTGCAGCACGCCCACAACCCGGTGGACTGGTGGCCCTGGGGCGAGGCCGCCTTCGCCGAGGCGCGCCGCCTCGGCCGCCCGGTCTTCCTGTCGGTGGGCTACTCCACCTGCCACTGGTGCCACGTCATGGAGGGCGAGTCCTTCGAGGACGAGACCATCGCCCGCGTCCTCAACGGGCGCTACGTGGCCATCAAGGTGGACCGCGAGGAGCGGCCCGACGTGGACCAGCTCTACATGACCGCGGTGCAGCTCCTCACCGGCGGCGGCGGCTGGCCCATGAGCGTGTGGCTCACGCCGGACAAGGAGCCCTTCTTCGGCGGCACCTACTTCCCGCCGCGCGACGGCGGGCGCCACGGGATGCGCGGCTTCCTGCCGGTGCTGGAGGAGGTGGCGGCGGTGTACGGCGCCGAGCCGGAGCGGGTCGGCCAGGTCACCGCCTCGCTCACCGCGGCGGTGCGCACGGCGCTGGCCGCCACCGGCGCCCCGGCCGACGCCCCGCCCGGCCGGGGCCCCATCGCCGCGGCGGTGGAGCAGGTGGCGCGCCTCTACGATCCGGTCCACGGCGGCCTGCAGCGGGCGCCCAAGTTCCCCTCCTCGCTGCCGGTGCGGCTCCTGCTGCGCCACCACCGGCGCAGCGGCGACCCGCGCGCGCTCGACATGGCGGTCACCACCCTGGCCCGCATGGCGGGCGGCGGCCTGCACGACCAGCTGGCGGGCGGGTTCCACCGGTACGCCACCGACCAGCGCTGGCTGGTGCCGCACTTCGAGAAGATGCTCTACGACAACGCCCTGCTGGCGCTGGCCTACGCCGAGGCCTGGCAGGTGACCGGGCGGCCCGACCTGGCCCGGGTGGCGCGGACCACGCTCGACTACGCGGTGCGGGAGCTGCAGTCGCCGCAGGGCGGCTTCTACTCGGCCACCGACGCCGACTCGGAGGGCGAGGAGGGGCGCTTCTTCGTCTGGCAGGAGGCCGAGGTGCGCGCCGCCCTGGGCGACCAGGCCGGGCGCTTCTGCCGCTTCTACGACGTCACCCCCGGGGGCAACTGGGAGGGGGCCAACGTGCTGAACGTGCCGCGCCCCGACGAGGCCGAGTGGGCCGCGCTGGCGCCGGCCCGCGCCACGCTGCTGGCCCGCCGGGCGGCGCGCCCGCCGCCGCTGCGCGACGAGAAGGTGCTGGCCGCCTGGAACGGGCTGATGATCTCGGCGCTGGCCTTCGGCGGCCGGGTGCTCTGCGAGCCCCGCTGGGTGGAGGCCGCCGCCCGCGCCGCCGCCTTCGTGCTGGCGGACCTGACGGTGGACGGCCGCCTGCAGCGGACCTGGTTCGAGGGGCGGGCCGGCTCGCCCGCCTTCCTCGACGACCACGCCTTCCTGGCCGCCGGCCTGCTCGACCTCTACGAGGCCACCTTCGAGCCGCGCTGGCTGGCGGCGGCGCTGGACCTGGCGGGCCAGGTGGAGCGACGCTTCGGCGATCCCGCCGGCGGCGGCTGGTTCACCACGGCCGACGACCACGAGCGGCTGCTGGCGCGCGAGAAGCCCACCCACGACGGCGCCGAGCCCTCCGGGGCCTCGGTGGCGCTGGCCGTCATGCTGCGCCTGGCGGCCTTCACCGGCGACGAGCGCTGGCAGGAGGCCGCGGTGCGCGCGCTCAGGCAGCTGGCGCCGGCGCTCGAGGCCTCGCCCCTGTCCCTCACCGAGGCGCTGGTGGCGCTCGACCTGGCCACCGACGAGGTGCGCCAGGTGGTGCTGGTCTGGCCGGAGGGCGCGCCGCCGCCCGAGCCGCTCCTCTCGGTGCTGCGCCGCACCTTCCTGCCCTCGCGCGCGCTCATGGGCGCCCCGGAGGGCGCCGGGCTGGAGGCGCTGGCGCGGCTCACGCCGGTGGCCGGCGGCAAGCGGGCCGAGGGGGATCGCGCCGTGGCCTACGTCTGCGAGCGCGGCGCGTGCCTCCGGCCCTCCACCGACCCCGCGGCGCTGGCCGCCCAGCTGGGTCTGGCCGCGCCCGACCCGGCGGGCTGA